A genomic segment from Frateuria edaphi encodes:
- the clpA gene encoding ATP-dependent Clp protease ATP-binding subunit ClpA yields MFSKDLEVTIGHCYKQAREQRHEFMTVEHLLLALTENQSALGALRACGVDLPRLSAELERIIAETVPVLPHGDERDTQPTLGFQRVLQRAVYHVQSSGRKEVTGANVLVAIFGEKDSHAVYFLHQQEITRLDVVNYISHGIAKIGDEPSTGMPGSEREGEEGADSKGNPLSEYATNLNDLAMEGKIDPLIGRQDEIERTIQVLCRRRKNNPLYVGEAGVGKTALAEGLAKRIVEGEVPEVLESAVIWSLDLGALVAGTKYRGDFEKRLKAVIGQLKKQPGAILFIDEIHTIIGAGSASGGTMDASNLIKPMLASGELRCIGSTTFQEFRGIFEKDRALARRFQKIDVVEPTVADSIEILKGLKSRFEEHHNVAYTNEALKAAVDLSVKHIPDRLLPDKAIDVIDEAGARQRLLPEDQRTGTIDVPEVEYIVAKMARIPAKQVSASDRDVLRNLERNLKMVVFGQDQAIEALAASIKMARSGLADPTKPIGSFLLAGPTGVGKTEVTKQLALQLGIEMIRFDMSEYMEAHSVSRLVGAPPGYVGFDQGGLLTEAVTKHPHAVLLLDEIEKAHPDVFNILLQVMDRGVLTDTNGREANFKNVILVMTTNAGAQQASRRSIGFVKQDHATDSLETIRKMFTPEFRNRLDAVIQFHALDFEHILRVVDKFLIELEAQLADKHVVLDVDADARRWLAEHGFDPQMGARPMARVIQEKVKRALADELLFGKLSDGGKVLLSVREGELHVETEAAEKMPVVVE; encoded by the coding sequence ATGTTCAGCAAGGATCTCGAAGTCACCATCGGCCACTGCTACAAGCAGGCCCGCGAGCAGCGCCACGAGTTCATGACCGTGGAGCACCTGTTGCTCGCCCTCACTGAAAACCAGTCCGCGCTGGGGGCCTTGCGTGCCTGCGGCGTGGACCTGCCGCGGCTGTCGGCCGAACTGGAGCGGATCATCGCCGAGACCGTGCCGGTGCTGCCGCACGGGGACGAGCGCGACACCCAGCCGACGCTCGGCTTCCAGCGCGTACTGCAACGCGCGGTCTACCACGTGCAGTCCTCCGGCCGCAAAGAGGTCACCGGCGCCAACGTGCTGGTGGCGATCTTCGGCGAAAAGGATTCCCACGCCGTCTACTTCCTGCACCAGCAGGAGATCACGCGGCTGGACGTCGTCAACTACATCTCGCACGGCATAGCCAAGATCGGCGACGAGCCGAGCACCGGCATGCCCGGTAGCGAGCGCGAGGGCGAGGAAGGTGCGGACAGCAAGGGCAACCCGCTCAGCGAGTACGCGACCAACCTCAACGACCTGGCGATGGAAGGCAAGATCGACCCGTTGATCGGCCGCCAGGACGAGATCGAGCGCACCATTCAGGTGCTCTGCCGCCGTCGCAAGAACAACCCGCTCTACGTCGGCGAGGCCGGCGTGGGCAAGACCGCGCTGGCCGAGGGCCTGGCCAAGCGCATCGTCGAGGGCGAGGTGCCCGAGGTGCTGGAAAGCGCCGTTATCTGGTCGCTGGACCTCGGTGCGCTGGTCGCCGGCACCAAGTATCGCGGCGACTTCGAGAAGCGCCTGAAAGCGGTGATCGGCCAGCTCAAGAAGCAGCCCGGCGCGATCCTGTTCATCGATGAGATCCACACCATCATCGGGGCCGGCTCGGCGTCGGGCGGCACCATGGATGCGTCCAACCTGATCAAGCCGATGCTGGCTTCGGGCGAGCTGCGCTGCATCGGTTCGACCACTTTCCAGGAATTCCGCGGGATCTTCGAGAAGGACCGCGCTTTGGCCCGTCGCTTCCAGAAGATCGACGTGGTCGAACCCACCGTGGCCGACAGCATCGAGATCCTCAAGGGGCTGAAGAGCCGCTTCGAGGAACATCACAACGTCGCCTATACCAATGAGGCGCTGAAAGCCGCGGTGGATCTGTCGGTCAAGCACATCCCCGACCGGCTGCTGCCGGACAAGGCCATCGACGTCATCGACGAGGCCGGCGCACGCCAGCGCCTGCTGCCCGAGGACCAGCGCACCGGCACCATCGACGTGCCTGAGGTGGAATACATCGTCGCCAAGATGGCGCGCATTCCGGCCAAGCAGGTTTCGGCGTCGGACCGGGACGTGCTCCGGAACCTCGAGCGCAACCTCAAGATGGTGGTGTTCGGGCAGGACCAGGCGATCGAGGCGCTGGCCGCGTCGATCAAGATGGCCCGCTCGGGCCTGGCCGATCCGACCAAGCCGATCGGCAGCTTCCTGCTCGCCGGTCCGACCGGTGTCGGCAAGACCGAGGTGACCAAGCAGCTGGCGCTGCAGCTGGGCATCGAGATGATCCGCTTCGACATGTCCGAGTACATGGAGGCGCATTCGGTCTCGCGCCTGGTCGGCGCGCCTCCGGGCTATGTCGGCTTCGACCAGGGCGGCCTGCTTACCGAGGCGGTGACCAAGCATCCGCACGCCGTGCTGTTGCTCGACGAGATCGAGAAGGCGCACCCGGACGTGTTCAACATCCTGCTGCAGGTGATGGACCGCGGCGTGCTGACCGATACCAACGGGCGCGAGGCGAACTTCAAGAACGTGATCCTCGTGATGACCACGAATGCCGGCGCGCAGCAGGCGTCACGGCGGAGCATCGGCTTCGTCAAGCAGGACCACGCGACCGACTCGCTGGAGACGATCCGCAAGATGTTCACGCCGGAGTTCCGCAATCGCCTGGATGCGGTCATCCAGTTCCATGCACTGGACTTCGAGCACATCCTGCGCGTGGTCGACAAATTCCTGATCGAGCTCGAAGCGCAGCTTGCCGACAAGCACGTCGTCCTGGACGTCGACGCCGATGCACGCCGCTGGCTGGCCGAGCACGGCTTCGACCCGCAGATGGGCGCGCGTCCGATGGCCCGCGTCATCCAGGA
- the clpS gene encoding ATP-dependent Clp protease adapter ClpS, with protein sequence MAHEPEHDPGSGHGLAVETSRPELARPPLFQVVLLNDDFTPMDFVVEVLRGFFAMDQERAVQVMLHVHTRGKGVCGVFTREVAETKVTQVNEYSRTHQHPLLCTMEKL encoded by the coding sequence ATGGCCCACGAACCCGAACACGACCCCGGCAGCGGACACGGCCTGGCCGTCGAGACCAGCCGCCCGGAACTGGCACGGCCGCCACTTTTTCAAGTTGTGCTGCTGAATGACGATTTCACTCCCATGGACTTCGTGGTCGAAGTGCTCCGTGGCTTCTTTGCCATGGACCAGGAACGCGCGGTGCAGGTGATGCTGCACGTGCATACCCGTGGCAAGGGTGTGTGCGGGGTCTTTACCCGCGAGGTGGCGGAGACGAAAGTGACACAAGTGAACGAGTACTCACGGACTCATCAGCATCCCTTGTTGTGCACTATGGAAAAGCTATGA
- a CDS encoding NUDIX hydrolase, protein MSVTSTDPSVWRPRVTVACVVARGERYLMVEEEVDGRLVYNQPAGHLDDRESLLQAAVRETLEETGWTIEVEHFLGVHQWRSTEHGEGVVRFSFAARALAHDPHRALDEGICRAVWLTRAEIAALGGRLRSPMVLLSIDAWLAGRRLPLDVLSSLLAEPALP, encoded by the coding sequence ATGTCCGTCACTTCCACCGATCCTTCCGTCTGGCGCCCCCGCGTCACCGTCGCCTGCGTGGTCGCGCGTGGCGAGCGTTACCTGATGGTCGAGGAGGAGGTCGACGGCCGCCTCGTCTACAACCAACCGGCTGGCCACCTGGACGACCGGGAAAGCCTCCTGCAGGCTGCGGTGCGCGAAACGCTGGAGGAAACCGGCTGGACGATCGAGGTCGAGCATTTCCTGGGCGTGCACCAATGGCGCAGTACCGAGCATGGCGAGGGCGTGGTCCGCTTCAGCTTCGCGGCGCGCGCGCTGGCGCACGACCCGCATCGCGCACTAGACGAGGGTATCTGCCGCGCAGTGTGGCTGACCCGCGCCGAGATCGCCGCGCTGGGCGGGCGCCTGCGCAGTCCCATGGTGCTGCTCAGCATCGATGCCTGGCTGGCGGGCCGGCGCCTGCCGCTGGACGTACTGTCCAGTCTGCTTGCGGAGCCTGCCCTGCCATGA
- the mnmA gene encoding tRNA 2-thiouridine(34) synthase MnmA: MKVMLGVSGGVDSSVAALLLKQAGHEVEGLFMQNWEEDDRDGPCTADADRKDALAVCGRLGIPFHARNFAAEYWDGVFAHFLTEYRAGRTPNPDVLCNREIKFKTFLDEARALGAEKIATGHYARVDERDGRYRLLRAVDAGKDQTYFLHALGQRQLSATLFPVGEIEKSLVRELARAAALPTHAKKDSTGICFIGERDFRSFLAQYIPARPGEMRTPEGTLVGEHQGTMYYTLGQRNGLGIGGRQGMGGEPWYVVGKDVGANMLYVAQGGENHWLQSKRLLAEAPTWVAGAAPATAFRCTAKTRYRQADQACEVQWLPDGLEVRFDEPQRAVTPGQSVVFYDGEACLGGAVIAATDAPFGGLSLPPAGP, encoded by the coding sequence ATGAAGGTGATGCTGGGCGTGTCCGGCGGGGTCGACTCGTCGGTCGCCGCGCTGCTGCTCAAGCAGGCCGGCCACGAGGTCGAAGGCCTGTTCATGCAGAACTGGGAAGAGGACGACCGCGACGGCCCCTGCACCGCCGACGCCGACCGCAAGGACGCCCTGGCGGTATGCGGGCGCCTGGGAATCCCCTTCCACGCGCGCAACTTCGCGGCTGAGTACTGGGACGGCGTCTTCGCCCACTTCCTCACCGAGTACCGCGCCGGGCGCACGCCCAACCCGGACGTGCTGTGCAACCGCGAGATCAAGTTCAAGACCTTCCTGGACGAGGCGCGGGCGCTGGGCGCTGAAAAGATCGCCACCGGCCATTACGCGCGCGTCGACGAGCGCGACGGACGCTACCGCCTGCTGCGTGCGGTGGACGCGGGCAAGGACCAGACCTACTTCCTGCACGCGCTGGGCCAGCGGCAGTTGTCCGCCACGCTGTTCCCGGTCGGCGAGATCGAGAAATCGCTGGTGCGCGAACTGGCCCGAGCCGCCGCCCTGCCGACGCATGCCAAGAAGGATTCGACCGGCATCTGCTTCATCGGCGAGCGCGACTTCCGCAGCTTCCTGGCGCAGTACATCCCGGCGCGGCCCGGCGAAATGCGCACCCCGGAAGGGACCTTGGTCGGCGAGCACCAGGGCACCATGTATTACACGCTGGGCCAGCGCAACGGGCTGGGCATCGGCGGGCGCCAGGGCATGGGTGGCGAGCCGTGGTACGTGGTCGGCAAGGACGTGGGAGCGAACATGCTCTACGTGGCGCAGGGCGGCGAAAACCACTGGCTGCAGTCGAAGCGCCTGCTTGCCGAAGCGCCGACCTGGGTAGCCGGCGCGGCTCCGGCAACCGCCTTCCGCTGCACCGCCAAGACCCGTTACCGGCAAGCGGACCAGGCATGCGAGGTCCAATGGTTGCCCGACGGGCTGGAGGTGCGCTTCGACGAACCCCAGCGGGCGGTCACCCCGGGCCAGTCGGTGGTGTTCTACGACGGCGAAGCCTGCCTGGGCGGCGCCGTGATCGCGGCCACCGATGCGCCGTTTGGCGGCCTTTCCCTTCCTCCCGCAGGACCCTGA